From the Vibrio vulnificus CMCP6 genome, the window ACACCTTCCGGCGAGAGGATAATCATCGCCACGATGAGTCCGCCTAGTGCAGAGGGGGCGCCTAAGGTGTTGATGCTTTGGTCAATCGGGATCGCAATGCTTTTGGCAAGGCCGATCACTAACGCTAAATTGGCCACCAAAAAGAGTGCGTGATAACCGATAGAGCGAGTTTCGTGATGCTCATGTTCAGTCTCTGACACATCGTTAATGAAATAGTCGGTATGGCTCTTGGTTTGGATAAAGAGAAACACACCATACAGCAGCAGTGACGTCACGATCAGCGTGAAAATCATCACGGTCGACATGCCACCAAAGCTGTCTTGAGAAGTAAAGTTTGGCAAAATCAGGCAGATGGTTACCACTGGAATAATCGCGGCGATATAGGCTTTCAGCCCTTGAACATTGTATGCCTGAGAGTGATACCTTAACCCACCAATCAGCAAGGTGATGCCAACCAAACCGTTCATGACCCCCATCACGACCGCAAACATGGTATCTCTTGCCATTACTGGGTTTTCAGAGCCCGTCAGCATGACTGACGAAATCATCGCCACTTCCAGCAGCACCACCGATAACGTCAAAATCAAGGTGCCATAGGGTTCGCCGAGCTTATGGGCTAAGGCATCCGCATGTCGCACAACCGCGAATATCATCACCATGGTCACGGCGAATAAAATCAACACAGAAAGAATACCCAGTGGTGACATCAAATCATGGCTGAGTAAGTCGTTTCCTTTGAAGAGAAATGTGGCAACCGTGAGCAAACCTAGTAGGAAAGAACGAGTTTCATGAGCGTGTTTCATCTTATTCCTCAACGTGACAAAGAGTGATTGAACTTATCGTTGGTTGAAATAACGAATGACGATGCCAAACAGGGTAATAAACATCAATGTTAGGCTGACGCCGACCAATCCTTTTATCAGTATGGCTTGATAATTTTCGAACATAGGGTTGAGTAGGGCGAATTTTCCTATCAGCAGTAAAAGAGCCACCCACAATAATGAACTCGATAAATTTGAGAAAAATACTTTGACGGCATTTAATCTATTCACTCCCATCATCATTGGTGTTAGCACGCGTACAAATGGAATAAAACGCGAAACAAAGAGGGATAAAAATCCGTATTTCATCAACAGTGTTGTCGCTCTCTCTAATGTGCCATTGGGTAGAATGCCTTCTAGTGAACGATGAACGCGGCTCTGCCTGAGCAAGAACCCTTGCCAGTAAGCCACTAAACCGCCAAGGCTGGCTGCTAAGGTGAGCAGAATGATACTCTCGGTCACAGGCAGCACCCCCAATGCCACCATGCCACCGGAAAAAATCACCAAGCTATCGCCGGGAAGCGGCAGAAAAACAAACGCCGATTCCAAAAATAAAATAGCGGTCAAAATAATCAGTAGATACTTTGAATTCTGTATAACATCGAAATCACTTGTGATTAGCGCAGTAAAAAACTCCACTGACTTTCTCCCTTTAGAAATAACCACCGACAGCAAGTCCAGCGAGAAAAATAATAATTAAGTACACAAAGGCTAATATTCTTGAAATGTTCATAATTTTATATTCCTTATTACTTGGTCTTTGCGGAATGGCGATTTAACAGTGGTGTTTTGCTTCAGTCACGCTCGCTATTGGCTGGTTTCTCTGTTCGATAGGTATTGTATTGGCGGCAGAATGGTCGGTCTAATGAAAGCCCTTCAACACCATAATAACCATGAGTTATTAATGAATTCGTTCGCCAAGCTTCACAACAGGAGAGAGTGGCGCTGCTATAGTTTAAGGAATGGCAAAAAGGGACTGAGGTAGTTATGCGGCTATTACTGGGATGTTTCATTGCGCTTTGTAGTTATGTCACTGTGGCGAGTGCCACAACAGAGATCATCATGGGCTATCGCACCACCGCGAAAATGCCTTATATCCATGCAGAGCCGAGTGATGATGGCTTCTATTTCGAGTTGTATGACGAGGCGGCCAAACGGATTGGTGCAAAACTCAAAGTAGTGCGTTTGCCAAAGTTACGTGTTTTGATCGCCTTGGAAGCGGGGGAGATTGACTTCTACCCTGGCTTTGCCTTTGATGAGGAACGAGCCAAATACGCATATTGGGTGCCCAACGGCACCTATCAACGTGATGTGGCAATCACGCTCAAGGGACGGCCGCTCATGACGCAGGCAACCAGCCTTGATGGGCTTACGCAGCTGGTGGCGCTGGGAAATCCAGATTATTTGGTGGGGCGCGACACGTCACAGATGGATCAACTGACGGTGTCAGAACTCGATGTCGGCCGAGCAATGACCTTTTTGCGTCGAGGTCGCGCAGATTTTTATGTCTATGAAGAAGATACGCTACGTTATTTTCTCAAAACCGAAGGGTCGAGCGATATGATGATTCACCCTCAATTTGTCGATCGCAGTTCACCTTCTTGGGCGGGATTTAGTCGCAATTCTGCTTTATTTGAAGGCCAAGAGAATCCGGCCTATGACCCCAACTTACCTTTGGCTTGGAATAACATGCCGATGCGGCTAGTGCCAGGCTCGGTGATTGACGAGTTTCAGCAAGCCCTTCACCAAATGGAAATGGAAGGTTGGACGCAAGCTTTGTACCGCAAGTATTTTGAGTGATTGCGATAGCTTAATTGCAGTCAGAGAAAAGGCGCCAACAGCGCCTTTTTGTCATCATAGTTCACCTCTTCTGCCCGTTGGGGCAGGTTACGGGGTGGTTCGCCAAAAGCGCACACGAAAGACATTGTGATGCTCGCTGCGAGGGAGCAGTTCGAGTGTGGCGTTGTGCAACTTGGCGATATCTTGGCAAATCGCCATGCCCAAACCTGCACCGTCGCCTTTCTCGCTATTGGCGCGGAAGAAGGGTTCAAACAACTTGCCGCGGCTGGCT encodes:
- a CDS encoding calcium:proton antiporter → MKHAHETRSFLLGLLTVATFLFKGNDLLSHDLMSPLGILSVLILFAVTMVMIFAVVRHADALAHKLGEPYGTLILTLSVVLLEVAMISSVMLTGSENPVMARDTMFAVVMGVMNGLVGITLLIGGLRYHSQAYNVQGLKAYIAAIIPVVTICLILPNFTSQDSFGGMSTVMIFTLIVTSLLLYGVFLFIQTKSHTDYFINDVSETEHEHHETRSIGYHALFLVANLALVIGLAKSIAIPIDQSINTLGAPSALGGLIVAMIILSPEGVGAIKAALNNQLQRAMNLFYGSVLATISLTVPAVLLIAVFLGETVILGLGPADMVLLVATILVSMMTFSSGRTHPLNGATHLVLFIAYVVLMFD
- a CDS encoding DedA family protein yields the protein MVISKGRKSVEFFTALITSDFDVIQNSKYLLIILTAILFLESAFVFLPLPGDSLVIFSGGMVALGVLPVTESIILLTLAASLGGLVAYWQGFLLRQSRVHRSLEGILPNGTLERATTLLMKYGFLSLFVSRFIPFVRVLTPMMMGVNRLNAVKVFFSNLSSSLLWVALLLLIGKFALLNPMFENYQAILIKGLVGVSLTLMFITLFGIVIRYFNQR
- a CDS encoding substrate-binding periplasmic protein: MRLLLGCFIALCSYVTVASATTEIIMGYRTTAKMPYIHAEPSDDGFYFELYDEAAKRIGAKLKVVRLPKLRVLIALEAGEIDFYPGFAFDEERAKYAYWVPNGTYQRDVAITLKGRPLMTQATSLDGLTQLVALGNPDYLVGRDTSQMDQLTVSELDVGRAMTFLRRGRADFYVYEEDTLRYFLKTEGSSDMMIHPQFVDRSSPSWAGFSRNSALFEGQENPAYDPNLPLAWNNMPMRLVPGSVIDEFQQALHQMEMEGWTQALYRKYFE